TGCGTGACTAAAGCACTTAAGCCTCCGTTAAAACCTTGTCCAATGGCATTAATACGCCAAATATCGTTTTTACGATAGACTTGTAGCAACATAATAGCGCGCTCATTCTCAAACGCACTGCCATCAAATGGATACGTTGCTAATGTCTGCCCTGCTTGCTCCAACATGACCTGACTAGCGCCAAGTTCTCGCATGGTTGACTGACCGTCAATCGTCGCGGTCAATACTAAATAATCTACGGTATTCGGTAATCTACTGAGATCAATATCAAAGCGCTGTTGCTGATTGTCTATCTGCCAGCTGACGGAGCCACAGGGCGTGTTTGGCTGATTATAAAAGGTCATGTAATCATCACTTACCAGTTTTTGCTGTTCGTTTAATCCGAAGCATGCCACATCGACAACCGTATTATTGGTCGTTAACTCTACAATCAAGGTGAACTGCTGCGCAATACCAATATCGGTAAACTTGGCTTTTTGACCGCTAATTAGATTTAACATGCTTATTATCCTAATGATGATTTACTATCCATTTATATCATTCTGTTACTTAACCCAACGATTAAACCACCATTCCTGAATCCCACAAGCAAAAATCACCAAATTTACCGCGTTTACTCACGCCACCTGCGGCACTGCCCGCATCGGTTAGTACCAGCTCTCCCTCTTTTTCTTCAAGATAGCCTGCTGCGACCAATTTATCTTTTAATTCTTGGGTTTTAACACCAAGTTCTTGTGCTAATTTGGACGTGGTTAATTTTGAGTAATTTGGCTTATCTCCTGCTACTACTTTAGATTCAGAAGGTGCGACCGCATTTTCCGTTTTATGAGCAGCATTATTGGCATTATCTGCTGTGGTTATTTTTTCTAGTGACATCCGTACTTCATCACTGATACGAATAATACGCTGCGCTTCATCATAAGTGTCAGCGTATAG
This genomic window from Psychrobacter urativorans contains:
- a CDS encoding phospholipase D family protein; the encoded protein is MAKFLNSSGTTYHLEELIKNASDRLIIISPYLKLNDRIKELLEDRNRLKIDIRIVYGKNDLQPEEINWLKNLTFIRTSFCKNLHAKCYLNENECIITSLNLYEFSQVNNNEMGVLINRNDDAKLYADTYDEAQRIIRISDEVRMSLEKITTADNANNAAHKTENAVAPSESKVVAGDKPNYSKLTTSKLAQELGVKTQELKDKLVAAGYLEEKEGELVLTDAGSAAGGVSKRGKFGDFCLWDSGMVV